The following proteins come from a genomic window of Castor canadensis chromosome 17, mCasCan1.hap1v2, whole genome shotgun sequence:
- the Hs3st4 gene encoding heparan sulfate glucosamine 3-O-sulfotransferase 4 isoform X2, whose amino-acid sequence MHRLNCLAVLFERENVMPKTLEGQITMEKTPSYFVTNEAPRRIHSMAKDIKLIVVVRNPVTRAISDYTQTLSKKPEIPTFEVLAFKNRTLGLIDASWSAIRIGIYALHLENWLQYFPLSQILFVSGERLIVDPAGEMAKVQDFLGLKRVVTEKHFYFNKTKGFPCLKKPEDSSAPRCLGKSKGRTHPRIDPDVIHRLRKFYKPFNMMFYQMTGQDFQWEQEEGDK is encoded by the coding sequence aAATGTGATGCCGAAGACTTTGGAGGGACAGATAACCATGGAAAAAACCCCAAGTTACTTTGTGACCAACGAGGCCCCCAGGCGCATTCACTCCATGGCCAAGGACATCAAGCTGATCGTGGTGGTGAGAAACCCCGTGACCAGGGCCATTTCTGACTACACCCAGACACTGTCAAAGAAGCCCGAGATCCCGACCTTTGAGGTGCTGGCGTTTAAAAACAGGACCCTAGGGCTGATAGACGCCTCGTGGAGCGCCATCCGCATCGGGATCTACGCGCTGCACCTGGAGAACTGGCTGCAGTACTTCCCGCTCTCGCAGATCCTCTTTGTCAGTGGGGAGCGGCTCATAGTGGACCCCGCTGGGGAAATGGCCAAAGTACAGGATTTTCTAGGCCTCAAGCGCGTGGTGActgagaaacatttttatttcaacaaaACCAAGGGATTCCCTTGCCTAAAGAAGCCAGAAGACAGCAGCGCACCCAGGTGTTTAGGCAAGAGCAAAGGTCGGACTCATCCCCGCATTGACCCAGATGTCATCCACAGACTGAGGAAATTCTACAAACCCTTCAACATGATGTTTTACCAAATGACTGGTCAAGATTTCCAGTGGGAACAGGAGGAGGGTGACAAATGA
- the Hs3st4 gene encoding heparan sulfate glucosamine 3-O-sulfotransferase 4 isoform X3, giving the protein MPKTLEGQITMEKTPSYFVTNEAPRRIHSMAKDIKLIVVVRNPVTRAISDYTQTLSKKPEIPTFEVLAFKNRTLGLIDASWSAIRIGIYALHLENWLQYFPLSQILFVSGERLIVDPAGEMAKVQDFLGLKRVVTEKHFYFNKTKGFPCLKKPEDSSAPRCLGKSKGRTHPRIDPDVIHRLRKFYKPFNMMFYQMTGQDFQWEQEEGDK; this is encoded by the coding sequence ATGCCGAAGACTTTGGAGGGACAGATAACCATGGAAAAAACCCCAAGTTACTTTGTGACCAACGAGGCCCCCAGGCGCATTCACTCCATGGCCAAGGACATCAAGCTGATCGTGGTGGTGAGAAACCCCGTGACCAGGGCCATTTCTGACTACACCCAGACACTGTCAAAGAAGCCCGAGATCCCGACCTTTGAGGTGCTGGCGTTTAAAAACAGGACCCTAGGGCTGATAGACGCCTCGTGGAGCGCCATCCGCATCGGGATCTACGCGCTGCACCTGGAGAACTGGCTGCAGTACTTCCCGCTCTCGCAGATCCTCTTTGTCAGTGGGGAGCGGCTCATAGTGGACCCCGCTGGGGAAATGGCCAAAGTACAGGATTTTCTAGGCCTCAAGCGCGTGGTGActgagaaacatttttatttcaacaaaACCAAGGGATTCCCTTGCCTAAAGAAGCCAGAAGACAGCAGCGCACCCAGGTGTTTAGGCAAGAGCAAAGGTCGGACTCATCCCCGCATTGACCCAGATGTCATCCACAGACTGAGGAAATTCTACAAACCCTTCAACATGATGTTTTACCAAATGACTGGTCAAGATTTCCAGTGGGAACAGGAGGAGGGTGACAAATGA